The Streptomyces sp. A2-16 sequence CTCGCGCCCAACGCCTCCGCGATGACCCTGGACGGGACCAACACCTGGATCCTGTCGGAGCCGGACTCGGAGCTGGCGGTCGTCGTCGACCCGGGCCCGCTCGACGAGGGGCATCTGCGTGCCGTCCTCGACACCGCCGAGGCCGCCGGAAAGCGCGTCGCGCTCACGCTGCTCACCCACGGACACCCCGACCACGCCGAGGGCGCCGTCCGTTTCGCCGGGCTGACCGGCACCAAGGTGCGGGCCCTCGACCCGGCCCTGCGGCTGGGGGAGGAGGGGCTGGGCGCCGGGGACGTGGTGCGGGTGGGTGGCCTCGAGCTCAGGGTCGTGCCCACTCCCGGGCACACCGCCGACTCGCTGTGCTTCCATCTCCCGGCCGATCGGGCCGTCCTGACCGGTGACACCATCCTGGGGCGCGGTACGACGGTCGTGGCCCACCCCGACGGCCGCCTGGGCGACTACCTGGACTCCCTGCGGCGGCTGAGGTCCCTGACGGTCGACGACGGCGTCCACACCGTCCTGCCGGGTCACGGGCCCGTCCTGGAGGACGCCCAGGGTGCCGTCGAGTTCTATCTCGCGCACCGCGCCCACCGGCTCGCCCAGGTCGAGACGGCCGTGGAGGACGGATACCGGACGCCCGGTGCCGTCGTAGAACACGTGTACGCGGATGTGGACCGGTCGCTCTGGCCCGCCGCCGAGCTGTCGGTGCGGGCCCAGATGGAGTACCTGGAGGAGCACGGGCTCATCTAGGGGTCTTCGTGCCGTGCACGCGCGCGTACTCCTGCGCCAGCCAGGGGCCCAGATCGTCGACGTACGTCCGCAGCACGGCCGTGTCGGCGGTCGGGGCGTGGCCCAAGGCCGCCGCGGTACGGAGCTGCTCGGCGCGCTGCGGGTAGTACGCGCCGAAGACCTCTGCCATGTCGGCGAGGTCGCTCGTCCAGCCGTTCCAGCGGGGCATGACCAGGGTGAACGCGGTCCGGACCAGGTGCCGGGACATGAAGCGGACGAGACGGGTCCGGGTCTCGTCCGAGTCCGCCGTCTCGATCCGTTCACGCCAGCGGGGGAGCAGGACGGCGAGGTCGCCGTTCGTCTCGCGGGCCAGGAGGGAGTCCGGGCGGTAGCGGGGGAGGTACTCCGCCAGGTCGTCGCCGAGCAGCGGGGTGCACAGACAGGCCACGAACCAGCCCAGGTCGTGCCGTTCCGTCTCGCTCAGCAGGAGATCGCGGCTGTACAGCAGCGTTCCGACGCCGTCGATCTGCGCGAACTCCTTGTCGAGCGCCTCCCCGAGCTGCCGTACGCCCTCCCGGTCCGCGTCGGCCGGCTCGTCCCGCAGGGCGAGCAGGAGGTCGAGGTCGCTGCGGCCCACGCGCGCGGTGCCGCGCGGAACGGAGCCGTACAGGTAGGCGCTGTGCAGCCTAGGCCCGAACAGGTCCAGCACCCGGTCGCGGGCGGCGGCGACGACCGGACGGAAGGGCTGCGGGATCCGCCCCAGGGAGCCCTCGCGCTCGATGTACCCCTGGGCGTCGAGTCCCGTGGGGGCGATGGGGGGAGCTGCTTCGGCGGCCATGGGATCACTGTGCCCGGGCGCGGGTCCGGGAGCAGGTCATTTACGGCCCTGGGCGGGGCGTGTGGGCCCGAACGTGGTCAGGGGGGCGGAAGGGGAGGCGGGGAGGGGCGGGAGGCGCCGCAGGTGGCCAGCCAGCCGTCCTCCTCGACCGGTGGCCCCTGTCCTCGTGCTTGTCGTCCTGGCGGTACGAGAAGGGCCCCACCGTGCGGCGGGGCCCTTCGATGTCGTACGGCGGTCCGCGGTCAGCGTGAGCGCTTGGCGAGCCTCTCGACGTCCAGGAGGATCACCGCGCGGGCCTCCAGGCGCAGCCAGCCGCGCTGGGCGAAGTCCGCGAGGGCCTTGTTGACCGTCTCGCGGGAGGCGCCGACCAGCTGGGCCAGCTCCTCCTGCGTGAGGTCGTGGACGACGTGGATGCCCTCCTCGGACTGCACGCCGAAGCGGCGGGAGAGGTCGAGCAGGGCGCGGGCCACGCGGCCGGGGACGTCCGAGAACACGAGGTCGGACATCGCGTCGTTGGTGCGGCGCAGGCGGCGGGCGACGGCGCGCAGCAGAGCGGTGGCCACCTCGGGGCGGGCGTTCAGCCAGGGCTGGAGGTCGCCGTGGCCGAGACCCAGCAGCTTGACCTCGGTCAGCGCGGTGGCGGTCGCCGTGCGCGGGCCCGGGTCGAACAGGGACAGTTCACCGATGAGCTCGCCGGGGCCGACGACGGCGAGCATGTTCTCGCGGCCGTCGGGGGAGGTGCGGTGGAGCTTGACCTTGCCCTCGGTGACGACGTAGAGCCGGTCGCCCGGGTCGCCCTCGTGGAACAGGGAGTCGCCTCGCGCGAGGGTCACCTCACTCATGGAGGCGCGCAGTTCCGCGGACTGCTCGTCGTCGAGTGCCGCGAAGAGCGGGTTGCGCCGCAGAACGTCGTCCACGAGTTCTCTCCTTGTCGACCTGCTCAGGGGATCTTGTTCCCCTTTGGTACCAGGGGAACCCGGTGCCCATTTTGCCGGACGGTCCAAACAGTGTGATCTGTCACAAGGATGCCGCACACATGTCCCGGGGTAAGCGGCAGGGGTCCAATTGGGGGCCGGTCCTCGGGGTCCGGGGCGGATGTCAGTGCCGGGCCCTAGGCTGGCCGGGTGTCCAAAACGCCGGTGAGAGCACAGGCCAAGGGGGCTGGACGGGTGGTTGCACGTCGAGATTCCGCTGTGGGCGAACAGGGCGCCGGGGGCGGAAAGAAAACGGCAAAAGCGGCAGGGAAGGCTCCGGTGGAGAAGAGGGCTTCGGCGAACAAGGCGGCGAACAAGGCGGCTCCGGTGCGGAAGACCGCCGCCGTGAAGAAGGCGACCGTCGCGCCCAGGAAGGCGGCGGCTCCGGTGAAGAAGGCCTCGGCCGCGAAGACGGTCGCCGCGAAGGCTCCGGGGCACGAGTCGCGGACCGCCCTCGTCCGCCGCGCCCGGCGCATCAACCGCGAGCTCGCGGAGGTGTTCCCGTACGCCCACCCCGAGTTGGACTTCGAGAACCCCTTCCAGCTGATCGTGGCCACGGTCCTGTCCGCGCAGACCACCGACCTGAGGGTCAATCAGACGACGCCCGCGCTGTTCGCCAAGTACCCGACCCCCGAGGACCTGGCCGCGGCCAACCCCGAGGAGGTCGAGGAGATCCTGCGGCCGACCGGGTTCTTCCGGGCCAAGACCAAGTCGGTGATAGGGCTGTCCAAGGCCCTCGTGGACAACTTCGGCGGTGAGGTCCCGGGGCGGCTCGAAGACCTCGTGACGCTGCCCGGAGTGGGCCGCAAGACCGCCTTCGTCGTCCTCGGCAACGCCTTCGGGCGGCCCGGAATCACCGCCGACACGCACTTCATGCGGCTGGTCAGGCGCTGGCAGTGGACCGCTGAGACCGAACCCGAGAAGATCGAGGCCGCCGTCTCCGCGCTCTTCCCGAAGAGCGACTGGACGGACCTGTCGCACCACGTCATCTGGCACGGCCGCCGCATCTGTCACGCCCGCAAGCCCGCCTGCGGCGCCTGCCCCATCGCCCCGCTCTGCCCGGCCTACGGCGAGGGCGAGACGGACCCCGAGAAGGCGAAGAAGCTCCTCAAGTACGAGAAGGGCGGCTTCCCGGGGCAGCGGCTGAACCCACCGCAGGCCTACCTGGACGCGGGCGGCAAGGCCGCACCGCCGCTGGGGGCCGGCGAGTGAGGGTGCGGGCGGTGCTGCCGGGAGGACCTGCGGGGGTCGGCCTGCCGTACCGGCCCGTCCGGGCGGAACGATCTAGGGCCGCTCGGGCGTTGAGCAGTGCAGGACGACGGGGGTGGCGATGACACGGGCGAGCCGTACGAAGGGCGTGACGCTCAGCAAGGACGGCCTGCCGAGCTGGCTGGACCCGGTGGTGCACGCCGTGGAGACGGTCGAGCCGCGCCAGCTGAGCCGCTTCCTGCCGCCGGCGGACGGCGCGGGGCGGCAGTCGGCCGTGCTGGTCCTGTTCGGCGAGGGCGAGCGCGGGCCCGAGCTGCTGCTCATGGAGCGGGCGAGCTCGCTCAGGTCGCACGCCGGGCAGCCGTCCTTCCCCGGCGGTGCCCTCGACCCGGAGGACGGCGATCCGCAGGGCGACGGGCCGCTCAGGGCCGCCCTGCGCGAGGCCGAGGAGGAGACCGGCCTCGACCCGTCGGGCGTCCAGCTCTTCGGCGCGCTGCCCAAGCTGTACATCCCGGTCAGCGGCTTCGTGGTCACCCCGGTGATGGGCTGGTGGCGCGAGCCGACCCCGGTCGGGGTCGTCGACCCCAACGAGACCGCCCGCGTCTTCACGGTCCCCGTGGCGGATCTCACGGACCCCGACAACCGTGCGACGACCGTCCACCCCAGCGGCCACCGAGGTCCGGCATTTCTGGTCGAATCCGCCCTGGTCTGGGGCTTCACCGCCGGAATCATCGACCGGATCCTGCACTTCGCGGGCTGGGAGCGGGCCTGGGACCGGGAGAAGCAGGTCCCGCTCGACTGGCGCGCATGACAGGGTGGCGTCCGTGGTGTGTCTTCCCGGGGAGCCCGGTTTCCGATGGCCGCTTCGCGGCGGGCCGTACCTCCGGCCGACCTGTGGTGAACGCGAAGTGATGAGGCGAGGCTCGAACCGGTGAACGTGCTGGACATCCTGTTGCTGGTCGCCGCCGTGTGGTTCGCGATCGTCGGCTACCGCCAGGGCTTCGTCGTCGGCATCCTGTCGGTGATCGGTTTCCTGGGCGGCGGCCTCGTCGCCGTCTACACCCTTCCCGTCATCTGGGACGCGCTGACCGACCACGCGGAGGTCGGCACGGTCGCCGCCGTGGTCGGAGTGGTCGTCGTCATCGTCTGCGCCTCCGTCGGCCAGGCCCTGACCACGCACCTCGGCAACAAGCTGCGCCGGTACATCACCTGGTCCCCGGCCCGCGCCGTGGACGCGACCGGCGGCGCCCTAGTCAACGTCGTCGCGATGCTCCTGGTGGCCTGGCTGATCGGTGCCACCCTCGCGCAGACCACGATGCCGACGGTCGGCAAGGAGGTCCGCGGTTCCAAGGTGCTCCTCGGCGTGCAGGAGGCGCTGCCCTCCGGCGCCGACACCTGGTTCAGGGACTTCACCTCGGTCCTCGCGCAGAACGGCTTCCCGCAGGTCTTCAGCCCGTTCTCCGACGAGCCCATCAAGGAGGTCCAGCCGCCCGATCCCAAGCTCGCGAACAGCGTCGTCGCGGCCCGCGCCCAGCGCTCCATCGTCAAGGTCATGGGCACCGCGCAGAGTTGCGGCAAGGTCCTGGAGGGCAGCGGCTTCGTCTTCGGTGACCGCCGCGTCATGACCAACGCGCATGTCGTCGGTGGCGTCGACGAGCCCACGGTCCAGATAGGCGGTGAGGGCCGCAAGTACGACGCCACGGTCGTCCTCTACGACTGGGAGCGCGACATCGCCGTCCTGGACGTGCCCGATCTGGACGCGCCCGCGCTGCAGTTCACGTCCGAGGACGCGGCCAGCGGGGACGACGCGATCGTCGCGGGCTTCCCGGAGAACGGCTCGTACGACGTCCGCTCCGCGCGCGTGCGCGGGCGCATCGACGCCCACGGACCGGACATCTACCACCGCGGCACCGTCAGCCGCGATGTCTACTCCCTCTACGCGACCGTCCGCCAGGGCAACTCCGGCGGTCCGCTGCTCACCCCGGAGGGCAAGGTGTACGGCGTGGTCTTCGCGAAGTCGCTCGACGACCCCGACACCGGCTACGCGCTCACCGTGGACGAGATCCAGGACGACATCGCTACGGGTCGCACCGCGAACCAGCAGGTGGACAGCGACAGCTGCGCGCTGTGAGAGGTGTCAGAAGGCGGGTGCGTCAGCCTCGAGGGTGACGCAGCCGTACCGAGACCCAGCGGGCCCGGCGGCGCAGGATGCGCGGAATGCCCACCCTCAGGTCCGTGCCGCCCGGCAATTGCGGGGCACCGCCCTGATGGTGTGAGCTCAGGGCAGCCCCCGAGCGCCGATTGCGTGCTGCGTCACTGTAGTCGTGCGTCCAGCCCATACCCGGACGTGTGCCCCTGCCCCAAGGTCGATAACCGCCCCCACGCCCCCCAATTGGCCTATGCGCCGGGCAAGTGGCCGTTCGGTCACCGATCGGGTTCGGGGTCCTTCAACCAATTGATCAGTTCTGTTGAGAAGGCGACCGGATCCTCCTCGTGCGGGAAGTGCCCCAGACCGTCGAACAGCCTCCAGCGGTACGGCGCTTCGACGTACTCTCCGGATCCCGCGGCGCTGCGCGTCCGCATCACCGGGTCGAGCGAGCCGTGCAGATGGAGGGTCGGCACCCGGACGGGCCGCTTCATGCGCCGGTTGAACTGGATGCCGTCGGGACGCGCCAGGGAGCGCACCATCCAGCGGTACGGCTCGATGGAGCAGTGCGCGGTCGAGGGGATGCAGATCGCCCTGCGGTACGTCTCCACCGCCGTGTCGTCCGGCAGCCGCGGGCCGGACCAGTCCCGGATCAGCTCGGCGACCAGCGCGCCGTCGTCCGCGGTCAGCTGCCGCTCGGGGATCCAGGGCCGCTGGAACCCCCAGATGTAGGAACCGGCGCGCGTCTGCTTGACGTCCGAGAGCATCGCCGAGCGCCAGCGCCGGGGGTGCGGCATCGAGGCGACCGCGAGGCGCCGTACGAGCTTGGGACGCATCGCGGCCGCCGTCCACGCCAGGTATCCGCCGAGGTCGTGGCCGACCAGCGCGGCGTCCGGCTCGCCGAGGGAGCGGATCACGCCGGTGACGTCGAGGGCGAGGTTGGCGGGGTCGTAGCCGCGCGGGGTGCGGTCGCTGCCGCCGACGCCGCGCAGGTCCATGGCCACGGCCCGGAATCCGGCGTCGGCGAGCGCCTCCAGCTGGTGGCGCCAGGTCCACCAGAACTGGGGGAAGCCGTGCAGGAACATCACGAGCGGTCCGTCGCCCATTTCGGCGATGTGGAAGCGCGCGCCGTTGGCGGCCACGTCCCGGTGCGTCCAGGGACCGTCGGGCCGCACGAGAGAGGCGGGCTGCTGCGCCGAAGGGGTGGCGGGATCGCTCATGACGACGAGCGTGCCACAGCCTCGATGGCCTTGGTCTCCCGGACTCGCTCCTCCAGGATCTTGTTGTCGTTGGCGGGCCGCGGGTGCGGCTTGGCGTTCTGCAGCACGCCGGCCGTCTCCTTCATCGAGGCGGCGACCTTCTGCGGACCCTTGCTCTTCTGCGCCTTCTTCGCGAAGACGACGCCGATCAGCGCGAGGACGAGCGCGACGAGGACGTTGGCGGCGAAGGACAGCAGGAAGCAGACCGCGAGGTTCCAGTCGCTCCAGGTCCGGATGCCGTACGCCAGCGCGAAGTTGAGCATCGGCAGGGAGAACAGCAGGACCCCGCCGGCCACGCTGAACGCGCCGCCGCTCATCGCGCCCCGCTTGACGTCCTGCTTGAGCTGCGCCTTCGCCAGCGCGATCTCGTCGTGCACCAGTGCCGACATCTCGGTCGTCGCCGAGGCGAACAGCTGGCCGATGCTGCGTTCGGCGCCGACCGGGCTGCCGTCGGGTGCGCTCATCGCGATCTCCCTCTTCACTGGGACTCTCAAGTGAAACTCTTTGTGAGCCGTGTCTTTTGTACCGTCCCGTCAGATCATGCCCGACGGTCGTCCTCCTCGCCTGCCCCGCCCGCCACTTCGGCAAGCCGCTCGGCGGTCTTGAGCTCGGCGATGCGGCGGTGCTCGGCGGCCTTGCGCTCGTGGATGGCCGCCATGCGCAGGTGGTACGCCGGCTCGTCCTCCTCGTAGATGTCCGGGATGCCGTCGAGGTCCTCGTCGCGCTCCTCGGCCTCGTACAGCCGGCGGTACTTGGCGTTGCGGAGCTTCAGCAGCACGGTCGCGAGGGTCGCCGCGGTGAGCGAACCGAGGAGTACGGCAGCCTTGACCTCGTCGGTCAGTCGCGCGTCGCCGTCGAAGGCGAGCTCCCCGATGAGCAGGGACACGGTGAAGCCGATGCCGGCCAGGGTCGCCACCGCGAACACGTCGGCCCACTCGAGGTCGTCGCTGAGCGAGGCCCGGGTGAAACGGGCCGTCAGCCAGGTCCCGCCGAAGATGCCGACCGCCTTGCCGAGGACCAGCCCGAGCACCACGCCGAGCGTCTCCGGCTGGGTGAACACGTCGCCGAGCGCGCCGCCGGAGACGGAGACGCCGGCGCTGAAGAGGGCGAACAGCGGGACGGCCAGGCCCGCCGAGAGCGGTCGTACGAGATGCTCGATCTGCTGGCCCGGAGAGTGCTTCTCGTCCTCTCGTGTGGTGCAGCGCAGCATCAGGCCCATCGCGACACCCGCGATGGTGGCGTGCACCCCGCTGTTGTACATCAGCGCCCAGATCACCAGCGCGAGCGGGACATAGACGTACCACCCGCGCACGCCCTTGCGCAGCAGCAGCCAGAAGACCGCGAGGCCGACGGCCGCCCCGCCGAGCGCGGCGAGGTTGATGTCGGCGGTGAAGAAGACCGCGATGATCAGGATCGCGAAGAGGTCGTCGACGACGGCGAGGGTGAGCAGGAAGGCGCGCAGCGCGCTCGGCAGCCAGGTGCCGATGACGGCGAGCACGGCGAGCGCGAAGGCGATGTCGGTGGCGGTGGGCACGGCCCAGCCGCTCAGGGAGCCGCCGCCGGTGACGTTGGTGAGCGTGTAGACGAGCGCCGGTACGGCCATCCCGCACAGGGCCGCGACCACGGGCAGCGCGGCCGCCCTGGGGTCCTTCAGGTCACCGGCGACCAGCTCGCGCTTGAGCTCGATGCCGGCCACGAAGAAGAAGATCGCGAGGAGTCCGTCGGCGGCCCAGTGTTCGATCGACAGGTCCAGGCCGAGGGCGGCGGGGCCGAGGTGGTAGTCACTGACGGACTCGTAACTGGCGTGCAGTGCGGGGACGTTCGCCCAGATCAGCGCGGCGACCGCGGCGACGAGCAGCAGCACACCGCCGACCGTCTCGGTGCGTAGGGCGTCCGCGACGTAGGTCCGCTCGGGAAGGGAGAGGCGTCCGAGGACCTTACGGGTGGGCGCGGGCATCGGGGGGACCTCCGGTGGGTGGGCAGGACAGTGCTGCTTGCCGACCAGACTTCCCGGCTCACCTTGAGGGTCACGCTGCTTTGTTTAGTTTACCTAAAAGGGGCGCCCGGCGCGCCGGACGCCCCTTTTAGGCGGTACGTCAGTCCTCGCTGGGCGCGGCCGGCAGCTTGGCCTGGATGAGGTCCATGACCGTGGAGTCCGTCAGCGTGGTGACGTCACCGAGCTGGCGGTTCTCGGCCACGTCCCGCAGCAGGCGGCGCATGATCTTGCCGGAGCGGGTCTTCGGCAGCTCCTGCACCGGCAGGATCCGCTTCGGCTTGGCGATCGGGCCGAGGGTGGCGCCGACGTGGTTGCGCAGGTCGGCGACGAGGCCCTCGTCCTCGGCGTTCGCCGTGCCGCGCAGGATCACGAAGGCGACGATGGCCTGGCCGGTGGTCTCGTCGGCTGCACCGACCACGGCCGCCTCGGCGACCGACGGGTGGGAGACGAGCGCCGACTCGACCTCGGTGGTGGAGATGTTGTGGCCGGAGACCAGCATGACGTCGTCGACCCGGCCCAGCAGCCAGATGTCGCCGTCGTCGTCCTTCTTCGCTCCGTCACCGGCGAAGTACTTGCCCTCGAAGCGCGACCAGTAGGTGTCGAGGAACCGCTGGTCGTCGCCCCAGATGGTGCGCAGCATGGACGGCCACGGCTCGGTCAGGACCAGGTAGCCGCCCCCGCCGTTCGGGACCTCGTTCGCCTCGTCGTCCACCACGGTGGCCGAGATGCCGGGCAGCGGGGTCTGTGCGGAGCCGGGCTTGGTCGCGGTCACGCCCGGCAGCGGGGAGATCATCATCGCGCCGGTCTCGGTCTGCCACCAGGTGTCCACGATCGGCGTCAGGTCCGCGCCGATGTGCTTGCGGTACCAGATCCACGCCTCGGGGTTGATCGGCTCACCGACGGAGCCGAGGACGCGCAGGCTGGACAGGTCGAACTTCGCGGGGATGTCGTCGCCCCACTTCATGAACGTACGAATGGCGGTGGGTGCCGTGTACAGGATCGTCACCCCGTACTTCTGGACGATCTCCCAGAAGCGGCCCTGGTGCGGGGTGTCCGGGGTGCCCTCGTACATGACCTGGGTGGCGCCGTTGGCGAGCGGGCCGTAGACGATGTACGAGTGCCCGGTCACCCAGCCGACGTCGGCCGTGCACCAGTAGACGTCGGTCTCCGGCTTGAGGTCGAAGACGGCGTGGTGGGTGTAGGCGGCCTGGGTGAGGTAGCCGCCGGAGGTGTGCAGGATGCCCTTGGGCTTACCCGTCGTGCCGGACGTGTACAGGATGAACAGCGGCTGCTCGGCGCCGAAGGCCTCGGGGGTGTGCTCGGCGGACTGCCGCTCGACGATCTCGTG is a genomic window containing:
- a CDS encoding MBL fold metallo-hydrolase; the encoded protein is MTDAAALPGQPRGGVLSGPATERAVNVLAPNASAMTLDGTNTWILSEPDSELAVVVDPGPLDEGHLRAVLDTAEAAGKRVALTLLTHGHPDHAEGAVRFAGLTGTKVRALDPALRLGEEGLGAGDVVRVGGLELRVVPTPGHTADSLCFHLPADRAVLTGDTILGRGTTVVAHPDGRLGDYLDSLRRLRSLTVDDGVHTVLPGHGPVLEDAQGAVEFYLAHRAHRLAQVETAVEDGYRTPGAVVEHVYADVDRSLWPAAELSVRAQMEYLEEHGLI
- a CDS encoding nucleotidyltransferase codes for the protein MAAEAAPPIAPTGLDAQGYIEREGSLGRIPQPFRPVVAAARDRVLDLFGPRLHSAYLYGSVPRGTARVGRSDLDLLLALRDEPADADREGVRQLGEALDKEFAQIDGVGTLLYSRDLLLSETERHDLGWFVACLCTPLLGDDLAEYLPRYRPDSLLARETNGDLAVLLPRWRERIETADSDETRTRLVRFMSRHLVRTAFTLVMPRWNGWTSDLADMAEVFGAYYPQRAEQLRTAAALGHAPTADTAVLRTYVDDLGPWLAQEYARVHGTKTPR
- a CDS encoding Crp/Fnr family transcriptional regulator, which produces MDDVLRRNPLFAALDDEQSAELRASMSEVTLARGDSLFHEGDPGDRLYVVTEGKVKLHRTSPDGRENMLAVVGPGELIGELSLFDPGPRTATATALTEVKLLGLGHGDLQPWLNARPEVATALLRAVARRLRRTNDAMSDLVFSDVPGRVARALLDLSRRFGVQSEEGIHVVHDLTQEELAQLVGASRETVNKALADFAQRGWLRLEARAVILLDVERLAKRSR
- the nth gene encoding endonuclease III — protein: MEKRASANKAANKAAPVRKTAAVKKATVAPRKAAAPVKKASAAKTVAAKAPGHESRTALVRRARRINRELAEVFPYAHPELDFENPFQLIVATVLSAQTTDLRVNQTTPALFAKYPTPEDLAAANPEEVEEILRPTGFFRAKTKSVIGLSKALVDNFGGEVPGRLEDLVTLPGVGRKTAFVVLGNAFGRPGITADTHFMRLVRRWQWTAETEPEKIEAAVSALFPKSDWTDLSHHVIWHGRRICHARKPACGACPIAPLCPAYGEGETDPEKAKKLLKYEKGGFPGQRLNPPQAYLDAGGKAAPPLGAGE
- a CDS encoding CoA pyrophosphatase, translated to MTRASRTKGVTLSKDGLPSWLDPVVHAVETVEPRQLSRFLPPADGAGRQSAVLVLFGEGERGPELLLMERASSLRSHAGQPSFPGGALDPEDGDPQGDGPLRAALREAEEETGLDPSGVQLFGALPKLYIPVSGFVVTPVMGWWREPTPVGVVDPNETARVFTVPVADLTDPDNRATTVHPSGHRGPAFLVESALVWGFTAGIIDRILHFAGWERAWDREKQVPLDWRA
- a CDS encoding MarP family serine protease codes for the protein MNVLDILLLVAAVWFAIVGYRQGFVVGILSVIGFLGGGLVAVYTLPVIWDALTDHAEVGTVAAVVGVVVVIVCASVGQALTTHLGNKLRRYITWSPARAVDATGGALVNVVAMLLVAWLIGATLAQTTMPTVGKEVRGSKVLLGVQEALPSGADTWFRDFTSVLAQNGFPQVFSPFSDEPIKEVQPPDPKLANSVVAARAQRSIVKVMGTAQSCGKVLEGSGFVFGDRRVMTNAHVVGGVDEPTVQIGGEGRKYDATVVLYDWERDIAVLDVPDLDAPALQFTSEDAASGDDAIVAGFPENGSYDVRSARVRGRIDAHGPDIYHRGTVSRDVYSLYATVRQGNSGGPLLTPEGKVYGVVFAKSLDDPDTGYALTVDEIQDDIATGRTANQQVDSDSCAL
- a CDS encoding alpha/beta hydrolase, producing MSDPATPSAQQPASLVRPDGPWTHRDVAANGARFHIAEMGDGPLVMFLHGFPQFWWTWRHQLEALADAGFRAVAMDLRGVGGSDRTPRGYDPANLALDVTGVIRSLGEPDAALVGHDLGGYLAWTAAAMRPKLVRRLAVASMPHPRRWRSAMLSDVKQTRAGSYIWGFQRPWIPERQLTADDGALVAELIRDWSGPRLPDDTAVETYRRAICIPSTAHCSIEPYRWMVRSLARPDGIQFNRRMKRPVRVPTLHLHGSLDPVMRTRSAAGSGEYVEAPYRWRLFDGLGHFPHEEDPVAFSTELINWLKDPEPDR
- a CDS encoding phage holin family protein, translating into MSAPDGSPVGAERSIGQLFASATTEMSALVHDEIALAKAQLKQDVKRGAMSGGAFSVAGGVLLFSLPMLNFALAYGIRTWSDWNLAVCFLLSFAANVLVALVLALIGVVFAKKAQKSKGPQKVAASMKETAGVLQNAKPHPRPANDNKILEERVRETKAIEAVARSSS
- the nhaA gene encoding Na+/H+ antiporter NhaA; this translates as MPAPTRKVLGRLSLPERTYVADALRTETVGGVLLLVAAVAALIWANVPALHASYESVSDYHLGPAALGLDLSIEHWAADGLLAIFFFVAGIELKRELVAGDLKDPRAAALPVVAALCGMAVPALVYTLTNVTGGGSLSGWAVPTATDIAFALAVLAVIGTWLPSALRAFLLTLAVVDDLFAILIIAVFFTADINLAALGGAAVGLAVFWLLLRKGVRGWYVYVPLALVIWALMYNSGVHATIAGVAMGLMLRCTTREDEKHSPGQQIEHLVRPLSAGLAVPLFALFSAGVSVSGGALGDVFTQPETLGVVLGLVLGKAVGIFGGTWLTARFTRASLSDDLEWADVFAVATLAGIGFTVSLLIGELAFDGDARLTDEVKAAVLLGSLTAATLATVLLKLRNAKYRRLYEAEERDEDLDGIPDIYEEDEPAYHLRMAAIHERKAAEHRRIAELKTAERLAEVAGGAGEEDDRRA
- the acs gene encoding acetate--CoA ligase, which gives rise to MSNESLANLLKEERRFAPPADLAANANVTAEAYEQAKADRLGFWAAQARRLSWAKEPTETLDWSNPPFAKWFQDGELNVAYNCVDRHVEAGNGDRVAIHFEGEPGDSRAITYAELKDEVSKAANALLELGVGKGDRVAVYMPMIPETAVAMLACARIGAAHSVVFGGFSADALATRIQDADAKVVITSDGGYRRGKPSALKPAVDEAADKAGNVEHVLVVRRTGQEVAWNDSRDVWWHEIVERQSAEHTPEAFGAEQPLFILYTSGTTGKPKGILHTSGGYLTQAAYTHHAVFDLKPETDVYWCTADVGWVTGHSYIVYGPLANGATQVMYEGTPDTPHQGRFWEIVQKYGVTILYTAPTAIRTFMKWGDDIPAKFDLSSLRVLGSVGEPINPEAWIWYRKHIGADLTPIVDTWWQTETGAMMISPLPGVTATKPGSAQTPLPGISATVVDDEANEVPNGGGGYLVLTEPWPSMLRTIWGDDQRFLDTYWSRFEGKYFAGDGAKKDDDGDIWLLGRVDDVMLVSGHNISTTEVESALVSHPSVAEAAVVGAADETTGQAIVAFVILRGTANAEDEGLVADLRNHVGATLGPIAKPKRILPVQELPKTRSGKIMRRLLRDVAENRQLGDVTTLTDSTVMDLIQAKLPAAPSED